Proteins co-encoded in one Candidatus Nitrosacidococcus tergens genomic window:
- the murD gene encoding UDP-N-acetylmuramoyl-L-alanine--D-glutamate ligase, with the protein MNPITVIIGLGKTGLSCAQFLSQQNCQFTVIDSRENPPEYAQFKKQFPKIPIYLGSFNPSIISTADRLIVSPGVSIHDSSILEAQKIGIPILGDIELFAHYAKAPIIAITGSNGKSTVTLLVDAMVRNANKQVLTGGNLGVPALTLLEGSTPDFYVLELSSFQLETTHTLKPESSCILNISPDHMDRYSNIESYIEAKLRIYQNAKTIVVNKDDPYLSSFSYSHSHCIQFTLNHPRFSEYGIQEQNNQIWFAKGNKLILPVEQLSIKGRHNWANALAALALGESVGLPQSAMITALQEFQGLSHRCQKVACINRVDWFNDSKGTNVGATLAALEGLPCHGKIILIAGGIGKGADFRPLYKPLAARAKALILMGRDAYQLATDLTDSTPIYQVSNMTEAVNTAYDLASSEDCVLLSPACASFDMFSGFEARGEAFIQAIQAIQP; encoded by the coding sequence ATTAATCCTATCACTGTCATTATAGGTCTAGGTAAAACAGGATTATCCTGCGCCCAATTTTTATCTCAGCAAAATTGCCAATTCACCGTTATAGATAGTCGAGAAAATCCGCCTGAGTATGCTCAATTTAAAAAGCAATTCCCTAAGATACCTATCTATTTAGGTTCATTTAACCCAAGTATCATATCTACTGCAGATCGCTTGATTGTTAGCCCCGGAGTTTCTATTCATGATTCATCTATTCTAGAAGCTCAAAAAATAGGAATCCCTATCTTAGGGGATATTGAGCTATTTGCTCACTATGCTAAGGCGCCAATTATAGCGATTACGGGATCTAATGGAAAAAGCACAGTAACTTTATTAGTAGATGCTATGGTACGTAATGCAAATAAGCAAGTACTTACTGGTGGAAATTTAGGAGTGCCTGCTCTTACTTTATTAGAAGGGTCTACGCCAGATTTTTATGTTTTAGAGCTTTCTAGTTTTCAGCTAGAAACTACTCATACCTTAAAACCAGAATCTTCTTGTATATTAAATATTAGCCCTGATCATATGGATCGATATTCTAATATAGAATCCTATATTGAGGCTAAGTTACGAATTTACCAAAATGCTAAAACAATCGTAGTAAATAAAGATGATCCTTATCTATCTTCCTTTAGTTATTCACATAGTCATTGTATTCAGTTTACTTTAAATCACCCTAGATTTAGTGAGTATGGGATACAAGAACAAAACAACCAAATATGGTTTGCTAAAGGAAATAAATTAATACTCCCCGTAGAACAACTCTCTATAAAAGGGAGGCATAATTGGGCAAATGCATTGGCTGCATTAGCACTTGGGGAATCTGTTGGCCTACCTCAATCTGCAATGATAACTGCATTACAAGAATTTCAAGGATTATCTCATCGATGTCAAAAAGTTGCTTGTATTAATAGAGTAGATTGGTTTAATGATTCTAAAGGAACCAATGTGGGTGCTACCTTAGCAGCACTAGAGGGATTACCTTGTCATGGAAAGATTATCCTCATTGCAGGAGGTATAGGTAAAGGGGCTGATTTTCGTCCCTTATATAAACCATTGGCAGCTCGAGCAAAAGCACTTATTCTCATGGGAAGAGACGCTTACCAACTAGCAACAGATCTTACTGACAGTACCCCCATTTATCAAGTAAGCAACATGACTGAGGCAGTAAACACTGCATATGACTTAGCCTCTTCTGAGGATTGCGTTCTCTTATCTCCTGCTTGTGCCAGCTTTGACATGTTTTCAGGATTTGAAGCTAGAGGAGAGGCATTTATACAGGCAATTCAAGCTATTCAACCATGA
- the mraY gene encoding phospho-N-acetylmuramoyl-pentapeptide-transferase has protein sequence MLLYLADHLAALNRGFNVFQYLTLRAILSVLTALIISLAIGPIVIRRLSMLVSQPIRIDGPKTHLNKTGTPTMGGGLILLAITITTLLWSDLTNRYIWVILAVMLLFGSLGCIDDYKKLVYKSSKGLSAKHKYLGQSIIALGAALFLYFTTAVPAETVLIVPFFKNIAINLGSYYILLVYFVIVGSSNAVNLTDGLDGLAILPTVLVGGALGIFAYVTGHAGFSHYLGVPYIPGVGELVVFCGSLVGAGLGFLWFNTYPAQVFMGDMGALALGAALGVLAVLVRQELVLATMGGVFVIETISVILQVASYKLTGKRIFQMAPLHHHFEIKGWPEPRVIVRFWIITVILVLIGLSSLKIR, from the coding sequence ATGTTGCTATATTTGGCTGATCATTTAGCTGCCCTCAATAGAGGGTTTAATGTATTTCAATATCTTACTTTGAGAGCCATTTTAAGTGTATTAACCGCACTAATTATTTCTTTAGCCATAGGTCCAATCGTAATTCGTCGATTAAGTATGCTAGTAAGTCAGCCTATACGGATAGATGGGCCTAAAACTCATCTTAATAAAACAGGGACTCCTACTATGGGGGGAGGACTGATATTACTTGCTATCACAATAACAACTTTACTCTGGTCAGATTTAACTAATCGATATATTTGGGTCATCTTAGCAGTTATGTTATTGTTCGGCAGCTTGGGATGTATAGATGATTATAAAAAACTTGTCTATAAAAGCTCTAAAGGTCTTTCAGCAAAGCACAAATATCTCGGGCAATCTATTATTGCTTTAGGTGCTGCACTATTTTTGTACTTTACTACGGCTGTACCTGCAGAAACAGTACTTATTGTTCCTTTTTTTAAAAATATAGCAATTAATTTAGGGAGCTACTATATTTTACTTGTTTATTTTGTAATTGTAGGTAGTAGTAATGCAGTAAATTTGACCGATGGCTTAGATGGATTAGCTATCCTACCTACCGTATTAGTAGGCGGTGCTTTAGGAATTTTTGCTTATGTCACAGGTCATGCTGGGTTTTCCCACTATTTAGGTGTTCCTTACATCCCTGGTGTAGGAGAGTTAGTTGTATTCTGCGGATCTTTGGTAGGGGCTGGATTAGGGTTTTTATGGTTCAATACTTATCCTGCCCAAGTATTTATGGGGGATATGGGAGCTCTTGCACTTGGGGCAGCTTTAGGGGTACTTGCTGTGTTAGTACGACAAGAATTAGTCCTTGCTACTATGGGCGGTGTTTTTGTGATTGAGACTATTTCTGTAATTTTACAAGTAGCATCCTATAAATTAACTGGAAAACGAATCTTTCAAATGGCACCACTACACCACCATTTCGAGATAAAGGGTTGGCCAGAACCTAGAGTAATTGTTCGTTTTTGGATTATTACTGTTATTTTAGTTCTTATTGGGTTATCTAGTCTAAAAATTCGCTAG
- a CDS encoding UDP-N-acetylmuramoyl-tripeptide--D-alanyl-D-alanine ligase has translation MRFIGSLTEITQTVQGQLRGGGEITVSGISTDSRLNDLSGTLFISLQGEKFNGHNFIYQALEKGASAVLVEEFIESDIPQIKVVNTCFALGKIGSYWRKHFKIPIVAITGSNGKTTTKEMVSSILSKSNLSLSTQGNLNNQIGVPLTLLQLNANHRFAVIEMGANHSGEINYLSQLVCPQIALITNAGSAHLSGFKDLNGVAQAKGEIFQGVSSGGIGVLNRDDPYFFYWHRLAMRNGLRVISFGLGQSAMIYAADLTSNPEGTEFTLFTPKGTIRIPLPLLGTHNVVNALAASAVAFTLGLKLDQIYEGLITFSPAFGRLQVKYTSSGARILDDTYNGNPSSFQAALEVLAQFTGDRILVLGDFAELGEKSIELHEDLGQQARSARINQLYTLGNFSAAASKSFGCGGKHFFDQQTLIVELQKIKTRNTTILIKGSRFMNMEQIVTALCT, from the coding sequence ATGAGATTTATTGGTAGTCTTACAGAAATCACCCAAACTGTTCAAGGGCAGTTAAGAGGGGGGGGGGAAATTACTGTTTCTGGAATTAGTACAGATAGTCGATTAAACGATCTTTCCGGTACACTCTTTATTTCATTACAAGGAGAGAAATTTAACGGTCATAATTTTATTTATCAAGCTTTAGAAAAAGGTGCTAGTGCAGTTTTAGTTGAAGAATTTATTGAATCTGATATTCCTCAAATAAAGGTAGTAAATACATGCTTTGCCCTTGGGAAAATCGGGAGCTATTGGCGGAAACATTTTAAGATTCCCATTGTTGCAATTACAGGAAGCAACGGAAAAACAACCACTAAGGAGATGGTTAGCTCTATTTTGAGTAAATCTAATTTATCCTTATCAACTCAAGGAAACTTAAACAATCAAATTGGTGTCCCTTTAACGTTATTGCAACTAAACGCAAACCACCGTTTTGCAGTTATTGAAATGGGCGCTAATCACTCTGGAGAAATTAATTACCTTAGTCAGTTAGTTTGTCCTCAAATAGCGCTTATTACTAATGCAGGCTCAGCTCATCTTTCAGGGTTTAAGGATCTCAATGGAGTTGCTCAAGCCAAAGGAGAAATTTTTCAAGGAGTGAGCTCTGGAGGTATTGGAGTTCTAAATCGAGACGATCCCTATTTTTTTTACTGGCATCGATTAGCAATGCGTAATGGACTTAGAGTCATTAGTTTTGGTTTAGGGCAATCTGCAATGATTTATGCTGCAGATCTAACCTCAAATCCAGAGGGTACTGAATTTACTCTTTTTACTCCTAAAGGGACTATAAGAATTCCTCTTCCCTTGCTTGGCACACATAATGTAGTGAATGCTTTAGCTGCAAGCGCTGTTGCTTTTACCCTAGGGTTAAAGTTAGATCAAATTTATGAAGGGTTAATTACGTTTTCTCCTGCTTTTGGTCGTTTGCAGGTTAAATATACTTCCTCTGGGGCAAGAATCTTAGATGATACTTATAATGGTAACCCTAGTTCTTTTCAGGCTGCTTTAGAAGTTTTAGCTCAATTTACTGGAGATCGTATTTTAGTACTTGGAGATTTTGCAGAGCTAGGAGAAAAATCAATTGAGCTTCATGAAGATTTAGGGCAGCAGGCTAGATCTGCTAGAATTAATCAACTATATACACTAGGTAATTTCAGTGCTGCTGCTTCCAAGTCCTTTGGATGCGGTGGGAAGCATTTTTTTGATCAGCAAACGCTTATTGTAGAGTTACAAAAAATAAAAACTCGTAATACAACTATTCTAATTAAAGGATCCCGGTTCATGAATATGGAGCAAATTGTAACTGCTCTATGTACTTAA
- a CDS encoding UDP-N-acetylmuramoyl-L-alanyl-D-glutamate--2,6-diaminopimelate ligase, with product MEQNYQHSLMSLLREWLEPNSINLDHNPIISHICMNSREVNSGSLFFACLGQKELGHNYIPETINKGVRAIIFDSAIPISLEIQSQLQALNILCIPIPELHKKIGCIADQFYFYPSKQIRITGITGTNGKTSVSHFLVQALHSEQTPCGIIGTLGIGTLESVTPSKLTTPDSLSIHKHLSDFCNVGVSNVVIEVSSHALDQGRVNGINFNNAIFTNLSRDHLDYHHNMANYEAAKSKLFHWPELEYAVINIDDKIGCNLISKVSNSTKVISYGLSDNASLQAKCIHYNKSEISLEIQGKWGSSLLQCPLLGKFNVYNILAALGGLLAHNIPFDEALERLSQIKTVPGRMELLENPAGPLVVVDYAHTPDALSQVLYSLKEHLDPKGKLWCIFGCGGNRDSGKRSLMGEVAEQFSDFVVLTDDNPREEDPVQIIIDIMSGMKHPDKIYKYRPRSEAISRTIQLAKSKDIILIAGKGHEEYQQIGTKFHPFSDKQCAQQALKDHKNNFIRS from the coding sequence ATGGAGCAAAATTATCAACATTCACTCATGTCTTTATTAAGGGAATGGCTAGAACCTAACTCTATAAATCTAGATCATAATCCAATTATTAGCCATATTTGTATGAATAGCCGAGAAGTAAATTCTGGATCTTTATTTTTTGCTTGTCTAGGACAAAAAGAGTTAGGACATAACTATATACCAGAGACAATCAATAAAGGTGTGAGGGCAATCATTTTTGATTCAGCTATTCCAATTTCTTTAGAAATTCAAAGCCAATTACAAGCATTAAATATTCTTTGTATTCCAATTCCTGAATTACATAAGAAGATAGGATGTATTGCTGATCAATTTTACTTTTATCCTTCAAAGCAAATTCGAATCACTGGTATTACTGGAACCAATGGGAAGACATCAGTATCTCATTTTTTAGTCCAAGCATTGCACTCTGAACAAACCCCCTGCGGAATCATAGGCACGCTTGGTATAGGCACGCTAGAATCAGTTACTCCTAGTAAACTCACTACTCCAGATTCATTATCTATTCACAAGCATTTAAGTGATTTCTGTAATGTAGGGGTTTCTAATGTAGTAATAGAAGTCTCTTCTCATGCTCTAGATCAAGGGAGGGTAAATGGAATCAACTTTAATAATGCTATTTTTACTAATTTAAGTAGAGATCATCTTGATTACCATCACAATATGGCAAATTATGAGGCAGCAAAGTCTAAATTATTCCATTGGCCTGAATTAGAATATGCGGTAATTAATATAGATGATAAAATTGGGTGTAATCTTATTAGTAAAGTTTCCAATAGTACTAAAGTTATTAGCTACGGTTTAAGTGATAATGCTTCACTTCAAGCCAAATGTATTCACTATAATAAATCAGAAATATCCTTAGAAATACAGGGGAAATGGGGTAGTAGCCTGCTGCAATGCCCCTTACTTGGGAAATTTAATGTTTATAATATACTTGCAGCTTTAGGTGGTTTATTAGCCCATAATATTCCGTTTGATGAAGCTTTAGAGCGACTCTCTCAGATAAAAACCGTACCTGGACGTATGGAATTACTTGAGAATCCAGCTGGACCATTAGTCGTTGTAGATTACGCTCATACTCCAGATGCACTGAGTCAAGTACTTTATTCTTTAAAAGAGCATTTAGATCCTAAAGGAAAATTATGGTGCATATTTGGTTGTGGCGGTAATCGAGATTCTGGCAAACGCTCCCTTATGGGCGAAGTAGCTGAACAATTTTCAGATTTTGTTGTACTTACTGATGATAATCCTAGGGAGGAAGATCCTGTTCAGATCATAATAGATATTATGTCTGGAATGAAACATCCAGATAAAATCTATAAATATCGCCCTAGATCAGAGGCTATTTCTCGCACAATACAGCTGGCTAAATCAAAAGATATTATCCTTATTGCAGGAAAAGGGCATGAAGAATATCAACAAATAGGTACTAAATTTCATCCCTTTAGTGATAAACAATGTGCGCAGCAAGCATTAAAAGATCATAAAAATAATTTTATTAGATCATAA
- a CDS encoding peptidoglycan D,D-transpeptidase FtsI family protein, which yields MKRNKNKPYFTRLQAVGFIFSLIIISLVVRLIKLQVLDYDFLRGKGETRHLRVVTIPVHRGMITDRHGEPLAVSTPVDSIWINPKLLSQTPEQWAVLGNTLGVSRNYIADKVQKGATHEFAYLKRWAEPELANRIQALDILGVGFQSEYKRYYPTGPLAAHVVGFTNVDDIGQEGIELGFNSVLQGIPGKKRIIRDSRGRTIGDIENIRTPQPGEDLRLSIDLQLQYLAYQKLKDAIQIHEAQAGSIVILDVHTGEILAMTSQPSYNPNDYTQRQGQLYRNRSITDLFEPGSTIKPFIMGIALMLGKVTPYTFFDTTPGYLQIGRYTIHDVHNYGRIDIGTIIQKSSNVGISKVALDLDPQQFFQNFSQLEFGMSTASGFPGEVEGHLPNPNTFQKSEIARATLSFGYGLSVTALQLARAYAMIGAGGILRPASFFYQKQPTEGKFIWTKEIAHAVLTMLERVTINGGTGTQARVPGYRVAGKTGTVKKTHAGHYTKNKYIALFAGLVPVSNPRLAAVIMIDNPKKGGYYGGTIAAPIFSQIMIDAMRLLNIAPDNLQTAYGK from the coding sequence ATGAAGAGAAACAAAAATAAACCTTACTTTACTCGTTTACAGGCTGTAGGATTTATTTTTTCTTTAATAATTATTTCTCTAGTTGTTCGCCTAATTAAATTACAAGTACTAGATTACGATTTTTTGCGAGGAAAAGGAGAAACTCGCCATTTACGGGTAGTCACTATACCTGTTCATCGGGGAATGATTACTGATCGGCATGGAGAACCGCTTGCAGTAAGCACACCGGTAGATTCCATATGGATTAACCCTAAACTACTTAGCCAAACTCCTGAGCAATGGGCTGTGCTAGGAAATACACTAGGGGTCTCAAGAAATTATATAGCAGATAAAGTGCAAAAAGGTGCAACTCATGAGTTTGCTTATTTAAAGCGGTGGGCAGAACCAGAATTAGCCAATCGCATTCAAGCACTTGATATATTAGGCGTAGGGTTTCAATCAGAATATAAGCGTTATTATCCTACTGGTCCTCTGGCTGCTCATGTCGTAGGGTTTACAAATGTTGATGATATAGGACAAGAAGGTATAGAACTAGGATTTAATAGTGTCCTACAAGGAATTCCAGGGAAAAAAAGAATTATTCGAGACAGTCGAGGTCGCACCATAGGAGATATAGAAAATATACGCACACCCCAGCCAGGTGAAGATTTACGCTTAAGTATTGATTTACAGCTACAGTACTTAGCCTATCAAAAATTAAAAGATGCTATCCAGATCCATGAGGCTCAAGCCGGGTCTATTGTCATTTTAGACGTACATACAGGTGAGATTCTAGCGATGACAAGCCAGCCATCTTACAACCCAAACGATTATACACAGCGGCAGGGTCAATTATACCGAAATCGCTCAATAACTGATTTGTTTGAGCCTGGCTCAACCATTAAGCCATTTATTATGGGAATTGCTTTAATGCTAGGGAAAGTAACACCCTATACTTTCTTCGATACTACACCCGGGTATCTCCAAATAGGTCGTTACACAATCCACGATGTTCACAATTATGGACGAATTGACATTGGTACTATTATACAAAAATCAAGCAATGTAGGAATCAGTAAAGTTGCACTAGATCTTGATCCGCAACAATTCTTTCAAAATTTTTCTCAATTAGAATTTGGCATGTCTACTGCCAGTGGATTCCCAGGAGAAGTAGAAGGGCATTTACCTAACCCAAATACTTTTCAAAAAAGTGAAATTGCAAGAGCTACTCTATCTTTTGGCTATGGCTTATCAGTAACTGCACTTCAACTTGCTCGTGCTTATGCCATGATTGGCGCAGGGGGAATATTGAGGCCGGCTAGTTTTTTTTATCAAAAACAACCTACTGAGGGAAAATTTATATGGACTAAAGAAATAGCCCATGCTGTACTAACCATGCTTGAAAGAGTCACTATAAATGGTGGCACAGGTACCCAAGCCCGTGTACCTGGCTATCGGGTAGCAGGAAAAACAGGTACTGTAAAAAAGACTCACGCAGGCCACTATACTAAAAATAAATATATTGCACTTTTTGCTGGACTTGTCCCCGTAAGCAATCCACGTTTAGCAGCAGTTATTATGATCGATAATCCCAAAAAAGGGGGTTATTATGGAGGTACTATTGCTGCTCCTATTTTCTCTCAAATAATGATTGATGCCATGCGATTACTTAATATTGCCCCAGATAATCTACAAACAGCTTATGGAAAATAA
- the ftsL gene encoding cell division protein FtsL encodes MIISIYRWLVTAIAVLSVLILISAVTLVDIKHQNRKQFMELQKLYKARDQLDDEWGRLLLEQSTLVRQGRIEQIAREKLEMVIPDSTQIVVMKIKKDEEKQK; translated from the coding sequence GTGATAATAAGTATATATCGATGGCTAGTTACAGCTATTGCTGTTTTAAGCGTATTAATCTTAATTTCTGCAGTAACCCTAGTTGATATCAAGCATCAAAATCGAAAACAGTTTATGGAATTGCAAAAATTATATAAAGCTAGAGATCAACTCGATGATGAGTGGGGGCGTTTACTCTTGGAACAAAGTACTCTTGTTAGACAAGGAAGAATTGAACAAATTGCTAGAGAGAAGTTAGAGATGGTTATTCCAGATTCAACACAAATAGTAGTAATGAAAATAAAGAAAGATGAAGAGAAACAAAAATAA
- the rsmH gene encoding 16S rRNA (cytosine(1402)-N(4))-methyltransferase RsmH, translating into MEGNSTHQPVLLFESIHALNIQENGIYIDATFGRGGHSRAILAKLSPKGKLLAIDKDPEAIAVGQILAQQDERFSIIHAPISSLEKIVVGMGWSHKVHGILFDLGVSSPQLDNPGRGFSFLHPGPLDMRMDCENGQSAGEWLAQAEESEISDVLKKYGEERYAQRIARAITNARNTQKLINTQQLAQIISQANPRWEKKKHPATRSFQAIRIFINRELEELYSALEQVKSVLAVRGHLAIISFHSLEDRIVKQFFKKNSQNGNTYLPSYLPITENQQQSPTFQILGKPIVPNLDETTRNPRSRSAKLRVAQKMAHHSP; encoded by the coding sequence ATGGAGGGTAATAGTACACATCAACCTGTTCTGCTATTTGAATCTATTCATGCATTAAACATCCAAGAAAATGGTATCTATATTGATGCAACTTTTGGTCGGGGCGGTCATAGTAGGGCTATTTTAGCTAAACTCTCTCCTAAAGGAAAGTTACTTGCAATTGATAAAGATCCAGAAGCTATCGCTGTAGGACAAATACTAGCGCAACAAGATGAGCGATTTTCTATTATTCATGCTCCAATAAGTAGTCTTGAAAAAATAGTTGTGGGTATGGGATGGAGCCATAAGGTTCATGGAATCTTATTTGATCTTGGCGTTTCTTCCCCTCAACTAGACAATCCAGGGCGAGGATTTAGTTTTTTGCACCCTGGTCCTTTAGACATGCGCATGGATTGTGAAAATGGACAAAGTGCTGGAGAGTGGCTGGCACAAGCTGAGGAGAGTGAAATCTCAGATGTACTTAAAAAATATGGGGAAGAACGCTATGCACAAAGAATTGCTCGTGCTATTACAAATGCTAGAAATACACAAAAATTAATAAATACACAACAACTTGCCCAAATTATTTCTCAAGCAAATCCAAGATGGGAGAAAAAAAAACATCCAGCTACCCGATCATTTCAGGCAATTCGAATCTTTATTAATAGAGAGCTAGAGGAACTCTATAGTGCCCTTGAGCAAGTTAAATCCGTATTAGCAGTAAGAGGACATTTAGCTATTATTAGCTTTCACTCCTTAGAGGATCGTATTGTCAAACAATTTTTTAAAAAAAATTCCCAAAATGGGAATACATACTTACCTTCCTATTTACCAATTACAGAAAATCAACAACAATCTCCTACTTTTCAAATTTTGGGAAAGCCCATAGTACCTAATTTAGATGAAACTACGCGCAACCCTAGATCACGTAGTGCAAAGTTACGTGTTGCTCAAAAAATGGCTCATCACTCACCGTGA